A stretch of Leptospira perdikensis DNA encodes these proteins:
- a CDS encoding protein meaA → MSAEKKEYLLVDENGQGKPDKPWIFRTYAGHTNAKASNELYRKNLSKGQTGLSIAFDLPTQCGYSSDHEVSRPEIGKVGVPINSLEDFRILFDQIPIEEMNTSMTINGTSMWLLSLYVALAEERGVPLEKLNGTTQNDLIKEYLARGTYIYPPKESMKIIVDMYEYSLHKIPKWNPSNICSYHLQEAGATPVQELSFALATAIAVLDAIKERNCFTAEEFEQCVGRISFFVNAGIRFVEEMCKMRAFTEMWQEITTERYAVKNAKYRVFRYGVQVNSLGLTEEQPENNAWRILIESLGVTLSRNARCRALQLPAWNEALSLPRPWDQQWSLRLQQVLAYETDLLEYPDIFEGSKVIESKVKALKEEAKLEIQKIIDMGGALVAIENGYMKSQLVKSQTERLSKINSNELVIVGKNKWTDGIKSPLMTDSDGGIFKVDPKSAEQTLNVLGEAKSRRDVAVAKKSLEDLKKAAKEGKNLMPFSIACAKALVTTGEWADALREVYGEYNPPTGVDGQKLFLSDDKVSTVRGKVEAFTKANGHRPKIVVGKPGLDGHSNGAEMIAVSAKHSGFDVIYSGIRLSPEEIVQSAVEENANVIGLSILSGSHKEIVKQLFDELAHYKAKIPVVIGGIIPESDFDELKKMGIREIFTPKDYDLMSIMEKIIDIVSVEPALV, encoded by the coding sequence ATGTCCGCCGAAAAAAAAGAATACCTTCTCGTGGACGAGAATGGACAGGGAAAACCTGACAAACCATGGATTTTTAGGACTTATGCAGGGCATACCAATGCAAAAGCCTCCAATGAGTTGTACAGAAAGAACCTCTCTAAAGGCCAAACAGGGCTTTCCATTGCTTTTGATCTTCCTACTCAGTGTGGATACAGTTCAGACCATGAGGTATCACGCCCAGAAATCGGAAAGGTGGGTGTTCCCATCAACTCACTCGAAGACTTTCGCATTTTATTCGACCAAATCCCGATCGAAGAGATGAACACATCCATGACCATCAATGGAACTTCCATGTGGTTACTTTCGCTATATGTGGCACTTGCGGAAGAACGAGGAGTCCCACTAGAAAAACTCAATGGAACCACTCAAAATGATCTGATCAAAGAATATCTAGCACGCGGAACCTATATCTATCCTCCGAAAGAATCCATGAAAATCATCGTGGATATGTATGAGTATAGTTTACACAAAATTCCAAAATGGAATCCATCTAACATTTGTTCCTACCACTTACAAGAAGCAGGTGCAACACCTGTACAAGAACTTTCTTTTGCACTTGCAACAGCCATTGCCGTGTTAGATGCCATCAAAGAAAGGAATTGTTTTACAGCTGAAGAATTTGAACAGTGTGTAGGTCGAATTTCTTTCTTCGTTAACGCTGGAATTCGTTTTGTAGAAGAGATGTGTAAAATGCGCGCCTTCACAGAAATGTGGCAAGAAATTACTACAGAACGTTATGCAGTAAAAAATGCAAAGTATCGCGTGTTTCGGTATGGAGTACAAGTAAACTCACTGGGGCTCACTGAAGAACAACCAGAGAACAATGCATGGAGGATTCTCATCGAGTCTCTTGGTGTGACACTTTCCCGAAATGCAAGATGCCGTGCCCTCCAACTTCCGGCTTGGAACGAAGCATTATCCTTACCAAGACCTTGGGACCAACAATGGTCACTTCGATTACAACAAGTCCTTGCTTATGAAACAGACCTTCTTGAATACCCAGACATCTTCGAAGGATCAAAAGTCATTGAATCGAAAGTCAAAGCTCTGAAAGAAGAAGCCAAACTTGAAATTCAAAAGATCATTGATATGGGTGGAGCTCTTGTTGCCATCGAAAACGGTTACATGAAATCTCAACTTGTGAAATCACAAACAGAGAGACTTTCTAAAATCAATTCCAACGAACTAGTGATTGTTGGTAAAAACAAATGGACTGACGGAATCAAATCTCCTCTGATGACCGATTCTGACGGTGGTATTTTCAAAGTAGACCCAAAATCCGCAGAACAAACATTAAACGTTCTAGGAGAGGCAAAATCTCGTCGGGATGTAGCAGTTGCAAAAAAGTCTTTAGAAGACTTAAAAAAAGCAGCAAAAGAAGGGAAAAATCTAATGCCATTCTCCATTGCTTGTGCAAAAGCACTAGTAACCACAGGCGAATGGGCAGATGCACTTCGCGAAGTTTATGGAGAATACAACCCACCAACGGGTGTTGACGGCCAAAAACTCTTTTTGTCAGATGATAAAGTTTCTACTGTTCGCGGAAAAGTGGAAGCCTTTACAAAGGCAAATGGACATAGACCGAAAATTGTTGTAGGGAAACCGGGACTCGATGGCCACTCCAATGGTGCTGAGATGATTGCTGTTTCTGCAAAACACAGTGGTTTTGATGTGATTTATTCAGGGATTCGACTCTCTCCTGAAGAAATTGTACAATCTGCAGTGGAAGAAAATGCCAATGTAATTGGGCTTTCCATTCTATCTGGTTCCCATAAAGAAATCGT